Part of the Burkholderia humptydooensis genome, AGCGAGCGCGACGCGGTGCGCGCGCATTTGCGGCAGCCGGTGGTCGTGGTCGAGAACGCAGTCGGCGCGATGCCCGCGCCCGCCGCCGACGAGCAGGAAGACGCGCGCGAGCCGGTATTTCGGATCGTGACGGTCGGCGGCATTCGCGTGCAGAAGAATCCGCAGCTCTTTGCCGAGATCGCGCGCCGCCTGCGCGGCTCGCGCATGCGCTTCACGTGGATTGGCGACGGCGATGCCGCGCTCAAGGCGCAATTGCGCGAAGCCGGCGTCGAGGTCGCCGGCTGGCTTGGCCGCACCGAAGTCGTCGCGCGATTGCGGCGCATGGACGTATATTTGTCGACGTCGTCGTGGGAGGGCATGCCCGTGTCGGTCATCGAGGCGATGCTGCTCGGCTTGCCCGTCGTCGCGTCGGCGTGCGCGGGAAACGTCGACGTCATCCGGCACCTGCAAACTGGCGCGATATTTCGCGGCGCGGACGACGCGGTCGATCTGCTCGCGTCGATCGACCGCGATGCCGCGCTGCGCGCGCGGCTCGCGAGCGCGGCGAGAAGGGAAGCCCGCGAGCGCTTCGGCGAAGAACGTTTTTTCCGGCAACTGGCGCGGGTCTATGCGTCGCGGCTCGCGCGCCCATCATGAGGATTCGCCGTCCCGAGCGCGAGCCCGCCGCATGGAATCGGTGCGCAGCGCGCACGGGACGGTCCATTTGGAGATTTGACCTATGAACGTAGCAATCAGCCCCGGCGTCACGGCCGGCAACGGCCTGCCTTTCGTGCTGTTCGGCGGAGTCAACGTGCTCGAGAGTCTCGACTTCACGCTCGACGTGTGCAGCGAATACGTCGCGGTGACGCGCAAGCTCGGCATTCCGTTCGTGTTCAAGGCGTCGTTCGACAAGGCGAACCG contains:
- a CDS encoding glycosyltransferase — protein: MTIDGVGMRGRDARSKGDSKVFAKTNAKADGHARMKIVQILESSATGTLSMACLIANRLARDGHDVHVIHSLRPDTPADFHALFDATVKLRHIQMKGVPLLPMLLELRRTLIGIGPDIVHLHSSFAGFLGRIASLFALRDAAFFYSPHCISFMRRDVSALKRSAFVALERIACVKRCLYVACSDSERDAVRAHLRQPVVVVENAVGAMPAPAADEQEDAREPVFRIVTVGGIRVQKNPQLFAEIARRLRGSRMRFTWIGDGDAALKAQLREAGVEVAGWLGRTEVVARLRRMDVYLSTSSWEGMPVSVIEAMLLGLPVVASACAGNVDVIRHLQTGAIFRGADDAVDLLASIDRDAALRARLASAARREARERFGEERFFRQLARVYASRLARPS